The Deinococcus apachensis DSM 19763 genome includes a region encoding these proteins:
- a CDS encoding SDR family oxidoreductase yields MPDQIPHAPSPPLAGRRVLITGGTTGIGLAVAHLLVRQHARVFVVGRRPSTLEAALHNLRAAGGEVQGLPIDTVRLDDLHRLFQEIDRWGGLDVLVNNASVRGTPFWDEDARGAEHLMQVNAGGYVTCAHLAARRMREHGGHIVNVGSLAAEVRDGPYATYVAAKSAVRGFSMALGRTVRAEGIRVSLIEPGFVDTPMIDVPVEEKQQRKKRLEMLEPRDVAEAVLFCLTRPPGVDIPLLQIQPLR; encoded by the coding sequence ATGCCCGACCAGATCCCCCACGCCCCCAGCCCACCCCTGGCGGGTCGGCGCGTCCTCATCACGGGCGGCACGACCGGCATCGGTCTCGCCGTCGCCCACCTGCTCGTTCGGCAGCACGCCCGCGTGTTCGTCGTCGGCCGCAGGCCAAGCACCCTGGAAGCTGCACTCCACAACCTGCGCGCCGCCGGGGGCGAGGTGCAGGGCCTCCCCATCGATACGGTCCGGCTGGATGACCTCCACCGGCTGTTCCAGGAGATCGACCGCTGGGGCGGTCTGGACGTGCTCGTGAACAACGCTTCCGTGCGCGGCACGCCCTTCTGGGACGAGGACGCCCGGGGGGCCGAGCACCTGATGCAGGTGAACGCGGGCGGGTACGTGACCTGTGCGCACCTCGCGGCCCGCCGGATGCGCGAGCATGGCGGGCATATCGTGAACGTCGGATCCCTGGCCGCCGAGGTGCGTGATGGGCCGTATGCCACTTACGTGGCGGCGAAGTCAGCGGTGCGGGGCTTTTCGATGGCGCTGGGGAGGACGGTCCGTGCGGAGGGCATCCGGGTGAGCCTGATCGAGCCGGGCTTCGTGGATACGCCCATGATCGACGTTCCAGTCGAGGAAAAGCAGCAGAGGAAGAAGCGGCTGGAGATGCTCGAACCGCGGGACGTGGCCGAGGCGGTCCTGTTCTGCCTCACGCGGCCCCCCGGGGTCGACATCCCGCTGCTGCAAATCCAGCCCCTGCGCTGA